Proteins from a single region of Flavobacterium sp. YJ01:
- the nirB gene encoding nitrite reductase large subunit NirB, with protein sequence MIRVIVVGNGMVGYKFCEKFVAKSGQEKYQITVFGEEPRRAYDRVHLSEYFGGKTADDLSLSTTEWYLENNIILNTSELITDINRDLKTIHTHLGKTHTYDYLVLATGSSAFVPPIEGVEKEGVFVYRTIEDLDAIMAYAKKIKIKGATEAAVLGGGLLGLEAAKAVRDLGLNPHVVEFAPRLMPRQLDQGASDMLQAKIEELNIGIHLNKATQYIDGNESITGMMFANDELLKVDMLVISAGIKPRDELARVSGLEVGVRGGIVVNNQMQTSDPSIFAIGEAALYNQNIYGLVAPGYEMADVAAEQILNGDKTMRETIDMSTQLKLIGVEVASFGDPFIENENVTAIIYENKLSGIYKRINVTKDSKTLLGGILVGDSSDYNSLFQIYNNGMGLPKNPEDLILGSRDGSEGSSLGSVMDLPDTAVICSCENVTKGSICCKILDESCATFSDVVKATKATSGCGGCKPMVSDLVKATQKTLGKEVKEVICEHFSYTRQELYDLVKINKYENFYDVLDHHGKGDGCEVCKPVVASIFSSIYNDTANKHVTTQDTNDRFLANIQRNGTYSVVPRVAGGEITAEKLIVIGEVAKQFDLYTKITGAQRVDLFGAHLSDLPKIWKILIDNGFESGHAYGKSLRAVKSCVGNAWCRYGMDDSAGFAIELENRYKGIRSPHKLKGGVSACIRECAEARGKDFGLIAVEGGWNLYIAGNGGANPKHAVLLAEKIDKETVIKYMDRFLMYYIRTAGPLIRTSTWLEKLDGGLEYLKQVIIEDSLGICETLEAEMQTLVNTFECEWKQVLEKPRLLKRFNHFINSEEKDDNAVFVPLRDQKMPKAWS encoded by the coding sequence ATGATTAGAGTAATAGTAGTTGGAAACGGCATGGTTGGTTATAAATTTTGCGAAAAGTTTGTTGCAAAATCAGGACAAGAAAAGTATCAAATTACCGTATTTGGTGAAGAACCAAGACGCGCTTACGATCGTGTTCACTTAAGTGAATATTTCGGAGGAAAAACAGCGGATGATTTATCATTATCTACAACCGAATGGTACTTAGAAAACAATATTATTCTAAACACATCTGAGTTAATTACAGATATTAATCGAGATCTAAAAACAATACATACACACTTAGGAAAAACACATACGTACGATTACTTAGTTTTAGCTACAGGTTCTTCTGCATTTGTTCCACCAATTGAAGGTGTAGAAAAAGAAGGTGTTTTTGTTTACAGAACCATCGAAGATTTGGATGCAATAATGGCTTACGCCAAAAAAATAAAAATAAAAGGTGCAACTGAAGCAGCAGTTTTAGGCGGCGGTTTATTGGGACTTGAAGCCGCAAAAGCCGTTAGAGATTTAGGATTAAATCCGCATGTGGTGGAATTCGCTCCGCGTTTGATGCCAAGACAATTAGATCAAGGAGCGAGCGATATGTTGCAGGCTAAAATTGAAGAATTAAATATCGGAATTCATCTTAACAAAGCAACGCAATATATTGATGGAAACGAAAGTATAACAGGAATGATGTTTGCAAACGACGAATTGTTAAAAGTAGACATGTTGGTTATTTCTGCCGGAATAAAACCTCGCGACGAACTGGCAAGAGTTTCGGGACTTGAAGTTGGTGTAAGAGGCGGAATTGTGGTAAACAATCAAATGCAGACATCAGATCCTTCTATTTTTGCAATTGGAGAAGCCGCACTTTATAACCAAAACATTTACGGATTGGTTGCTCCTGGTTACGAAATGGCCGATGTTGCCGCTGAGCAAATCTTAAATGGCGACAAAACCATGAGAGAAACTATCGATATGTCGACTCAATTAAAATTAATTGGTGTTGAAGTGGCAAGTTTTGGTGATCCTTTTATCGAAAACGAAAATGTAACTGCTATTATTTATGAGAATAAATTAAGTGGAATCTACAAAAGAATTAACGTTACCAAAGATTCTAAAACACTTTTAGGCGGAATTTTAGTTGGAGATTCTAGCGATTATAATTCACTCTTTCAGATTTATAATAATGGAATGGGCTTACCTAAAAACCCAGAAGATTTGATTCTAGGTTCTCGAGATGGTTCTGAAGGTTCTTCTTTGGGAAGTGTAATGGATTTGCCAGATACTGCTGTAATTTGTTCTTGCGAAAATGTAACAAAAGGCTCGATTTGTTGTAAAATTCTAGACGAATCTTGTGCCACATTTTCAGATGTAGTAAAAGCAACTAAAGCAACTTCAGGCTGTGGAGGATGTAAACCAATGGTTTCTGATTTGGTAAAAGCGACTCAAAAAACTTTAGGAAAAGAAGTAAAAGAAGTTATCTGCGAACATTTCAGCTACACACGTCAGGAATTATACGATTTGGTAAAAATCAATAAATATGAAAATTTCTACGATGTTTTAGATCATCACGGAAAAGGTGACGGTTGCGAAGTTTGTAAACCCGTTGTAGCTTCAATTTTCTCAAGTATTTACAATGATACCGCAAACAAACACGTAACAACGCAAGATACAAATGATAGATTTTTGGCAAATATTCAGCGAAACGGAACTTATTCTGTAGTTCCGAGAGTTGCTGGAGGAGAAATTACAGCTGAGAAATTAATTGTAATTGGCGAAGTAGCCAAACAATTCGATTTATACACAAAAATCACTGGAGCACAAAGAGTTGATTTATTCGGAGCACATTTGAGTGATTTACCAAAAATCTGGAAAATCTTAATTGACAATGGTTTTGAAAGTGGTCATGCGTACGGAAAATCGCTTCGTGCCGTAAAAAGCTGTGTCGGAAATGCCTGGTGCCGTTACGGAATGGACGACAGCGCCGGATTTGCTATCGAACTAGAAAACAGATACAAAGGAATCCGTTCTCCGCATAAACTAAAAGGTGGTGTTTCGGCCTGCATTCGCGAATGCGCAGAAGCCCGCGGAAAAGATTTCGGACTGATTGCTGTCGAAGGTGGGTGGAATTTATACATCGCTGGAAATGGCGGTGCCAATCCAAAACACGCTGTTTTATTAGCAGAGAAAATCGACAAAGAAACTGTAATCAAATACATGGATCGTTTCTTAATGTATTATATCCGCACCGCTGGTCCGCTAATTCGAACTTCAACTTGGTTAGAAAAACTAGATGGAGGTTTAGAGTATTTGAAACAAGTAATTATCGAAGACAGTTTAGGAATCTGCGAAACGCTTGAAGCCGAAATGCAGACTTTAGTAAATACTTTTGAATGCGAATGGAAACAAGTTTTGGAAAAACCAAGATTATTGAAACGTTTCAATCACTTTATAAACTCAGAAGAAAAAGACGATAACGCCGTTTTTGTTCCACTTAGAGATCAAAAAATGCCGAAAGCTTGGTCGTAA
- the nirD gene encoding nitrite reductase small subunit NirD, which yields MEEILNQYETVHASDATIWFKAGKVEDFPTNRGGCIKYKNKQIAIFNFTRRNEWYACQNACPHKMEMVLSRGMTGSADDIPKIACPMHKKTFSLVDGSNLNGEEYSIATYPVKIVEDEVFVGFVD from the coding sequence ATGGAAGAGATCTTAAATCAATACGAAACAGTTCACGCGAGCGATGCAACAATTTGGTTCAAAGCTGGTAAAGTAGAAGATTTCCCAACCAACCGAGGCGGATGCATCAAATACAAAAACAAACAAATCGCGATTTTCAATTTTACGCGTCGCAACGAATGGTACGCTTGCCAAAACGCCTGTCCGCACAAAATGGAAATGGTGCTTTCAAGAGGAATGACAGGTTCTGCCGATGATATTCCAAAAATCGCTTGCCCAATGCATAAAAAAACATTTTCACTTGTTGATGGTTCAAATTTAAACGGCGAAGAATATAGCATCGCAACTTACCCAGTTAAGATTGTAGAAGACGAAGTTTTTGTTGGTTTTGTAGACTGA
- a CDS encoding DUF2130 domain-containing protein, with protein MAEQSSIQCPNCGTPIDVNDVLKHQLEDSIRKEFQQKATIQNKELELKNEQFEKAKAEFEAKKKQENELFAERLEREKKTAEKEISEKLKAKLEEENKDRLLLMEKELSEKSEKIRELNKMEGEIAKLQREKLEMKEAIQAEAEKQLNVQLTLEREKIRKQEDDKNELKFKELQKQLEEQKKLTEEMKRKQEQGSMQLQGEVMELAIEEWLANNFPLDSIDEVKKGANGADCLQIVNTREHQNCGSIYYESKRTKAFQPSWIEKFKNDIRTKRANIGVLVTEVMPSGMERMGMRDGIWICTYEEFKGLSAVLRQSLIQINQAVQAQENKGDKMSMLYDFLTSNEFRLQIEGIVEGFTQMQSDLDSEKRAMQRIWKQREKQIEKVVHNTLGMYGSIRGIAGNAVQSVKALELDFIEGESEDEEPKELFE; from the coding sequence ATGGCTGAGCAATCTTCAATTCAGTGTCCAAACTGCGGAACTCCTATCGACGTAAATGATGTCTTAAAACATCAATTGGAAGATAGTATTCGTAAAGAATTTCAACAAAAAGCTACCATTCAAAATAAGGAATTAGAGCTTAAAAATGAGCAGTTTGAAAAAGCTAAAGCCGAATTTGAAGCAAAGAAAAAGCAGGAAAACGAACTTTTTGCTGAACGTTTAGAGCGCGAGAAAAAAACAGCCGAAAAGGAAATTTCTGAAAAACTAAAAGCTAAATTAGAAGAAGAAAACAAAGATCGTTTGCTTTTAATGGAAAAAGAGCTTTCTGAAAAGTCTGAAAAAATCAGAGAATTAAATAAAATGGAAGGCGAAATCGCAAAATTACAACGCGAAAAACTGGAAATGAAAGAAGCGATTCAAGCAGAAGCTGAAAAGCAATTGAATGTGCAACTGACTTTGGAACGTGAAAAAATTAGAAAACAAGAAGACGATAAAAACGAACTGAAATTTAAAGAACTTCAAAAACAGCTTGAAGAACAAAAAAAATTAACTGAAGAAATGAAACGCAAGCAAGAACAAGGTTCTATGCAATTGCAAGGCGAAGTAATGGAATTGGCTATTGAAGAATGGTTGGCAAATAATTTTCCTCTTGACAGCATTGACGAAGTTAAAAAAGGTGCAAATGGCGCCGATTGTCTTCAGATTGTAAACACACGCGAGCATCAAAATTGCGGTTCGATTTATTACGAAAGTAAAAGAACAAAAGCTTTTCAGCCTTCGTGGATTGAAAAATTTAAAAATGATATTAGAACCAAAAGAGCCAATATTGGAGTTTTGGTTACAGAAGTAATGCCGTCTGGAATGGAAAGAATGGGCATGAGAGACGGAATATGGATTTGTACTTATGAAGAATTTAAAGGTTTAAGCGCCGTTTTGCGTCAATCTTTAATTCAGATAAATCAAGCAGTTCAAGCACAAGAAAACAAAGGCGATAAAATGTCAATGTTATATGATTTCTTGACTAGCAACGAATTTCGTTTACAAATCGAAGGAATTGTGGAAGGCTTTACGCAAATGCAAAGCGACTTAGATTCTGAAAAAAGAGCGATGCAAAGAATCTGGAAACAGCGCGAAAAACAAATCGAAAAAGTGGTTCATAATACTTTAGGAATGTACGGCTCAATTCGCGGTATTGCTGGAAATGCTGTTCAGAGTGTAAAAGCATTAGAATTGGATTTTATTGAAGGTGAATCGGAAGATGAAGAACCTAAGGAATTGTTTGAATAA
- a CDS encoding ATP-binding protein — MKKSNQEEDKITFKNLRRLYFFALLTIALTIIVSQFLVQYNLNQQLSDSKIINFSGKQRMLSQKIVKEVLILHYVSDSASDKKTSHLKSVLALWKKNQNALENGNDSLAFPKEKSETLSKLYLEINPIFNKIAQTTDSFLLNLKQKKTTTENQKFVNIILENEGIFLSKMNQIVTQYDLEAHEKVTEQRKIEYWIFGFTLLILVLEFFFIFKPTNKKIERLITRLLSSEKKALKLAYDTEILSEIKENSVKELKSLNYAMENTLLYCRIAPDGSIIHIGEKFAKLLNYTKFSSNKKFSEVLTIDEKEQTNFDRLIFEKQRSGWQGEISILNKENETIWLDLSMVPVMIKKDELELLIVCFNITERKKAQREVERLNLENTTEKINQQKIISSKIVENQENEQNRIAKEIHDGIGQMLTGLKFSLESINLDDREKSEQKIEYLKKLSLDIIKGVRTATFNLMPPELSDHGIVSSLAKLTQELSKLTGKEILFYNKTDFNQRLDSLIEINIYRLTQEAINNAIKYAESSHIIVGLSHSETLLSIIIDDNGKGFDINSIDKKRNSESGMGLLFMKERIQYINGRVFINSIPGEGTRITFNIPILK, encoded by the coding sequence ATGAAAAAAAGCAATCAGGAAGAAGATAAAATCACTTTCAAAAATTTACGTCGTCTGTATTTTTTTGCGCTTCTTACTATTGCCTTAACTATAATCGTTAGTCAGTTTTTAGTACAATACAATCTGAATCAACAGTTAAGCGATTCTAAAATCATCAATTTTTCTGGTAAACAAAGAATGCTGAGTCAGAAAATTGTAAAAGAAGTATTGATTTTACACTACGTTTCAGATTCTGCTTCAGATAAAAAAACTTCGCATCTAAAAAGTGTTTTAGCTCTTTGGAAAAAAAATCAAAATGCACTAGAAAATGGAAATGACAGCTTAGCTTTCCCTAAGGAAAAATCAGAAACACTTTCTAAATTATATCTTGAAATCAATCCGATTTTCAATAAAATTGCTCAGACAACAGATTCTTTTTTACTGAATTTAAAGCAGAAAAAGACAACTACTGAAAATCAAAAATTCGTAAACATCATTTTAGAAAACGAAGGCATTTTCCTTTCTAAAATGAATCAGATCGTAACGCAATATGATCTTGAAGCGCACGAAAAAGTAACCGAACAACGCAAAATAGAATACTGGATTTTTGGTTTCACACTTTTGATTCTAGTTTTAGAATTCTTCTTCATTTTCAAACCTACAAACAAAAAAATCGAGCGATTAATTACGCGGCTTTTATCTTCTGAAAAGAAAGCTTTAAAGCTCGCATACGACACAGAAATATTGAGCGAAATCAAAGAAAATTCGGTTAAAGAATTAAAATCGCTCAATTATGCAATGGAAAACACTTTATTGTATTGCCGAATTGCACCCGACGGTTCGATCATTCACATCGGAGAAAAATTTGCCAAATTGCTGAATTATACCAAGTTTTCATCCAATAAAAAATTCTCCGAAGTTTTAACCATTGACGAAAAAGAACAAACCAACTTCGACCGACTAATTTTCGAAAAACAAAGAAGCGGCTGGCAAGGCGAAATCAGTATTTTAAACAAAGAAAACGAAACTATTTGGCTTGATTTGTCAATGGTTCCAGTTATGATTAAAAAAGACGAATTGGAACTTTTAATTGTTTGTTTCAACATCACCGAACGTAAAAAAGCGCAACGAGAAGTTGAACGTTTGAACCTTGAAAACACAACCGAAAAAATCAATCAGCAAAAGATTATTTCGAGTAAAATTGTTGAAAATCAGGAAAACGAACAAAACCGAATTGCTAAAGAAATTCACGACGGAATTGGGCAAATGCTTACGGGGTTAAAATTCAGTTTAGAAAGCATTAATCTCGATGATAGAGAAAAATCAGAACAAAAAATTGAATACTTAAAGAAACTTTCTTTAGACATTATAAAAGGTGTCCGCACGGCAACTTTCAATTTAATGCCTCCAGAATTGAGCGATCACGGAATCGTCTCTTCGCTGGCAAAACTTACGCAGGAACTTTCAAAACTAACCGGAAAAGAAATCCTTTTCTACAACAAAACCGATTTTAATCAGCGTTTAGATTCTTTAATAGAAATCAATATTTACCGTCTTACGCAAGAGGCGATTAACAATGCTATAAAATATGCCGAATCATCACATATAATTGTCGGACTTTCTCATAGCGAAACACTTTTGAGTATTATTATCGACGACAACGGAAAAGGTTTCGACATCAATTCGATCGACAAAAAAAGAAACAGCGAGTCTGGAATGGGACTTTTATTTATGAAAGAAAGAATCCAATACATCAACGGTCGCGTTTTCATCAATTCAATCCCTGGCGAAGGAACGAGAATTACGTTCAACATTCCTATTCTCAAATGA
- a CDS encoding META domain-containing protein — MKRILSILLLSVLMIGCKSAAGKESKDKTSSGTSQDDLNFYFKATGNEPFWGIKIGNDQIVFTSLITGKESITFPAVDAIRAMDANVRMYKVSNETTSATITIQQLDCQDSMSGAISPYSVKVEIKNNSELEAKKLSGCGKFITDYRLHDIWVLEELNGYKVFATDFQKEFPRLEINSAENRFSGFGGCNSITGQIFYEKDVLRFTKVVSTLVACAPGNKEGDFLKALQSTTNYSIENNRLTLSNPSGKLAVFKKVD, encoded by the coding sequence ATGAAAAGAATCCTTTCAATATTGCTATTATCAGTTTTAATGATAGGCTGTAAAAGTGCAGCGGGCAAAGAATCAAAAGATAAAACATCTTCAGGAACATCCCAAGACGATTTAAATTTTTATTTTAAAGCAACTGGAAATGAGCCGTTTTGGGGAATTAAAATAGGAAATGACCAAATTGTTTTCACTTCACTTATTACAGGAAAAGAGAGTATTACTTTTCCTGCTGTCGATGCAATACGAGCTATGGATGCAAATGTTCGGATGTATAAAGTAAGTAACGAAACTACCTCTGCAACTATAACTATTCAGCAATTAGACTGTCAAGATTCAATGTCTGGTGCAATTTCGCCTTATAGTGTCAAGGTTGAGATTAAAAATAATTCAGAATTAGAAGCGAAAAAATTAAGCGGATGCGGAAAATTTATTACAGATTATCGTCTTCATGATATTTGGGTTTTGGAAGAATTAAATGGTTACAAAGTTTTTGCAACCGATTTTCAGAAAGAATTCCCGAGACTTGAGATTAATTCCGCAGAAAACAGATTTTCAGGATTTGGCGGCTGTAATTCGATTACAGGACAGATTTTTTATGAGAAAGATGTTTTGCGTTTTACCAAAGTAGTTTCGACTTTAGTGGCTTGCGCACCAGGAAATAAAGAAGGAGATTTTTTAAAAGCATTGCAAAGCACAACAAATTATTCGATTGAAAATAATAGGCTTACGTTGTCAAATCCTTCTGGGAAATTAGCGGTTTTTAAGAAAGTCGATTAA
- a CDS encoding MFS transporter has translation MKNTNSLSQSHKILFLNTLAFTVCFACWTLNGVLVTFLVDNGIFHWDVIQVGWLLGIPILTGSIMRLPIGILTDKFGGKYVFSFLLLLCSIPLFLLPYADSFAMFALLSFLFGMVGTSFAVGIGYTSIWYPKEWQGRALGIFGMGNAGAAITTFLAPSLLNHFSIEDPQNGWKTLPVIYAVSLVVIGIAFLIFTENKKLENNTKTISQMLTPLKSGRVWRFGAYYFLVFGCFVAYSQWLLPNFMNVYQTSLVMGGLFATMFSLPSGVIRAFGGYLSDKFGARKVMYWVLGSSVILSALLSIPKMEITTSGPGILAAKKGVVNEISDKAVKVGDKEYPITQKTANAAENAIFPTTSSWQDVVVAHNQSVAKKELIAKGVTVIKFDANMWVFLILVILIGISWGIGKAAVYKHIPEYFPNEVGVVGGMVGMIGGLGGFFGPIIFGYLLTATGIWSSSWIFILIFSIGCLVWMHYTITQLSKEKKVKIKQVELEPAY, from the coding sequence ATGAAAAATACAAACTCATTATCGCAATCACACAAAATTTTATTTTTGAACACATTGGCTTTTACGGTGTGTTTTGCTTGTTGGACTTTAAACGGAGTTCTAGTAACCTTTTTAGTCGATAACGGAATTTTCCATTGGGATGTTATTCAAGTTGGGTGGCTTCTTGGAATTCCGATTTTAACAGGATCAATAATGCGTCTGCCAATCGGAATTTTAACAGACAAATTTGGAGGAAAATATGTTTTTTCTTTTTTACTATTGCTTTGTTCCATTCCGCTTTTCCTTCTTCCCTACGCCGATAGTTTCGCCATGTTTGCATTACTAAGCTTTTTATTCGGAATGGTCGGCACTAGTTTCGCAGTCGGAATTGGTTATACATCAATCTGGTATCCAAAAGAATGGCAAGGGCGCGCATTAGGAATTTTCGGAATGGGAAATGCCGGCGCAGCTATAACAACCTTTTTAGCTCCTTCCCTATTAAATCATTTTTCAATTGAAGATCCGCAAAACGGCTGGAAAACACTTCCTGTAATTTATGCCGTTTCATTAGTCGTAATCGGAATTGCGTTTCTAATTTTTACAGAAAACAAAAAATTAGAAAACAATACCAAAACTATTTCACAAATGCTTACGCCTTTAAAATCAGGAAGAGTTTGGCGTTTTGGAGCCTATTATTTCTTAGTTTTTGGATGCTTTGTGGCTTACTCTCAATGGTTATTACCAAATTTTATGAACGTTTATCAAACCAGTTTGGTTATGGGAGGTTTGTTTGCAACAATGTTTAGTTTACCTTCAGGTGTTATTAGAGCTTTTGGCGGCTATTTATCGGATAAATTCGGAGCAAGGAAAGTAATGTACTGGGTTTTAGGTTCATCTGTAATTTTAAGCGCATTATTATCAATTCCGAAAATGGAAATCACAACTTCTGGACCTGGAATATTGGCGGCTAAAAAAGGGGTTGTAAATGAAATTAGCGACAAAGCCGTAAAAGTGGGAGATAAAGAATATCCGATTACACAAAAGACAGCCAACGCAGCAGAAAATGCTATTTTTCCAACAACATCGAGTTGGCAAGACGTTGTTGTTGCGCACAATCAAAGTGTTGCTAAAAAAGAATTGATTGCAAAAGGAGTCACTGTTATTAAGTTTGATGCCAATATGTGGGTATTTCTAATTTTAGTAATTCTAATAGGTATTTCTTGGGGAATCGGAAAAGCTGCGGTTTACAAACATATTCCAGAATATTTTCCAAATGAAGTGGGCGTTGTAGGCGGAATGGTCGGAATGATTGGCGGTTTAGGCGGATTCTTCGGTCCAATTATCTTCGGCTATTTATTAACTGCAACAGGAATCTGGTCAAGTTCATGGATTTTTATTTTAATCTTTTCAATTGGCTGTTTGGTTTGGATGCATTATACTATAACACAGCTTTCTAAAGAAAAAAAGGTTAAAATAAAACAAGTTGAATTAGAGCCAGCCTATTAA
- a CDS encoding response regulator transcription factor gives MSNIIRVVLADDHVFVRDGIKSLLENEANIEVVGEAIDGADALEVVAATAPDLLIVDIRMPNLTGIEVVEKLRSENNKIKIIMLSMHESEEYVLKSIKAGADGYLLKGSSKEEFLKALHSVAGGGKYFSGDISSILIGQLTNSSSSLEPKQNLSEEMMITKREKEILTLLLSGKGNKEIAEALDISKRTAEVHRFNLMKKLKVKNLMELSNKATEYSLI, from the coding sequence ATGAGCAATATCATTCGTGTAGTATTGGCAGATGATCATGTTTTTGTTAGAGATGGAATCAAATCTTTATTAGAAAACGAAGCAAACATCGAGGTTGTAGGCGAAGCAATTGATGGGGCAGATGCACTAGAAGTTGTTGCAGCTACTGCACCAGATTTACTTATAGTAGATATTCGTATGCCAAACTTAACTGGTATTGAGGTAGTAGAAAAACTTAGAAGCGAGAACAATAAGATAAAAATCATCATGCTTTCGATGCACGAATCGGAAGAATATGTTTTGAAATCTATAAAAGCTGGTGCCGATGGCTATTTACTAAAAGGATCCTCAAAAGAAGAATTTTTAAAAGCACTTCACAGCGTTGCTGGCGGAGGAAAATATTTCAGCGGTGATATTTCTTCTATTTTAATCGGTCAATTGACTAATTCTTCATCATCATTAGAACCAAAACAAAATCTAAGTGAGGAAATGATGATTACCAAAAGAGAAAAAGAAATTCTGACTCTTTTATTATCTGGAAAAGGAAACAAAGAAATAGCTGAGGCATTAGATATTAGCAAACGTACGGCAGAAGTGCACCGTTTTAACCTGATGAAAAAATTGAAAGTAAAAAACTTAATGGAACTTTCTAATAAAGCGACTGAGTATTCTTTAATCTAG
- a CDS encoding DUF4202 domain-containing protein — translation MTTPFQKASEWIDAENAQDPNIELDQNKEYPKELLYSNRMYERLMQFEPNASEEIQIASKAQHICRWKVARESYPMDRVGYLKWREELKKFHAKTTAEILTKAGYNQTFIDRVSFLIEKKLLKKDAETQLLEDIICLVFLEYYLEPFVQKHDEEKLKNIIKKTWDKMSDKGHQEALKINYSEENLNLIKASLGL, via the coding sequence ATGACTACACCTTTTCAAAAAGCAAGCGAATGGATTGATGCTGAAAACGCACAAGACCCAAATATCGAATTAGACCAAAATAAAGAATATCCTAAAGAATTATTGTATTCAAACAGGATGTACGAAAGACTGATGCAGTTTGAACCAAATGCGTCAGAAGAAATTCAGATCGCATCAAAAGCACAGCATATCTGCCGCTGGAAAGTCGCTCGCGAATCGTATCCAATGGATCGTGTTGGCTATTTGAAATGGAGAGAAGAATTGAAAAAATTCCATGCAAAAACTACAGCCGAAATTTTGACAAAAGCGGGTTACAATCAAACATTTATTGATCGCGTTTCATTTTTAATTGAGAAAAAATTACTTAAAAAAGATGCTGAAACTCAATTATTAGAAGATATAATTTGTCTAGTTTTTTTAGAATATTATTTAGAGCCATTCGTTCAAAAACACGACGAAGAAAAACTAAAAAACATCATCAAAAAAACTTGGGATAAAATGTCTGACAAAGGACATCAAGAAGCCTTAAAAATCAATTATTCTGAAGAAAATTTAAACTTAATAAAAGCTTCTTTGGGATTGTAA
- a CDS encoding alginate export family protein yields the protein MKKLQLILLLIIGLSFEIQAQELDVNLQIRPRFEYRNGYKQLLQEGQKGTSQISQRSRLNINFKQEDLIVKLTLQNTRTWGDVAPTALADKNGVAVFEAWAQYNFTEKWSARMGRQVLSYDNQRILGEQDWGQQAESHDALTISFHTGTQKLDFGGAYNSTAENVIQTPYTVANYKALQYAWYHNQFNENLGVSFLLLNTGYEYAPNPNPDNKLLVDYKQTFGPYLTYKKGKIDTNFWLYGQTGKSTDQQVSAWNAAANFGYNITEAFKLGLGYEFLSGKDSNDGSPVIKSFNPIFGTNHGFNGYMDYFYVGNHLNNVGLQDAFIKLNYNVNKWQFALIPHVFLSAADVVTPLNEKLDSYLGTEIDATFGYNFKKDITVTGGYSQMFGSKTLEFIKNGDANHTNNWAWLMISVNPRIFSWKK from the coding sequence ATGAAAAAACTTCAACTAATTTTATTGCTTATCATTGGATTAAGCTTTGAGATCCAGGCTCAGGAATTAGATGTAAATCTGCAGATTAGGCCACGTTTTGAATACCGCAATGGTTATAAGCAACTTTTACAAGAAGGGCAAAAAGGAACTTCTCAAATATCGCAGCGCTCTCGTTTAAATATTAATTTTAAACAAGAAGATTTAATTGTAAAACTAACTCTTCAAAACACAAGAACTTGGGGAGACGTTGCTCCAACAGCGCTTGCTGATAAAAATGGAGTAGCAGTTTTTGAAGCTTGGGCACAATATAATTTTACAGAAAAATGGAGTGCAAGAATGGGACGCCAAGTACTTTCTTATGATAATCAGCGTATACTTGGCGAACAAGATTGGGGACAGCAAGCGGAAAGCCACGATGCCTTAACAATTTCTTTTCATACAGGAACACAAAAATTAGATTTTGGAGGAGCTTATAATTCAACTGCCGAAAATGTTATTCAAACACCTTACACCGTTGCCAATTATAAAGCGCTACAATATGCCTGGTATCACAATCAGTTCAATGAAAATTTAGGGGTAAGCTTTTTATTGTTGAATACTGGTTATGAATATGCTCCAAATCCAAATCCTGACAACAAATTATTAGTTGATTACAAACAGACTTTTGGACCTTATTTAACTTATAAAAAAGGCAAAATTGACACTAATTTTTGGTTATACGGACAAACTGGAAAAAGTACAGATCAGCAAGTGAGCGCTTGGAATGCGGCGGCTAATTTTGGTTACAATATAACCGAAGCTTTTAAACTTGGTTTAGGTTACGAATTTTTATCAGGAAAAGATTCAAATGACGGAAGTCCTGTAATCAAATCTTTTAATCCGATTTTTGGAACAAACCACGGATTTAATGGTTACATGGATTATTTTTATGTTGGTAATCACCTAAATAATGTTGGTTTACAAGATGCTTTTATTAAATTGAATTACAATGTAAATAAATGGCAATTTGCTTTGATCCCACACGTATTTTTATCTGCTGCGGATGTGGTTACGCCATTAAACGAAAAATTAGATTCGTATTTAGGAACTGAGATTGACGCAACTTTTGGTTATAACTTCAAAAAAGACATAACAGTTACAGGAGGTTATTCTCAAA